In Prosthecochloris sp. GSB1, the following proteins share a genomic window:
- a CDS encoding ATP-dependent nuclease: protein MKIRDISIKNFRLLEDVTLCLEEDTTLIVGRNNSGKTSLTELFRRLLDDSSPKFKLEDFSLGTHEKFWEAQELFRNNEEENVVREKLPAISIAIDIEYSADEALGTLSEFIVDLNETCTTAKIVVTYAVGAGKISNLFADFGSDRRCFFRTLRERVPKLFEASVEAQDPNDPTNTKVLESANLRAVVQFGFINAQRALDDAANKEKAVLGKVFERLFNSASAAGARQDDQARAETLKTAVEGVQTQIDNDFNDQLGALAPTFALFGYPGLSDPQLRTETKLDVQQLLSNHTTVTYSGPDPDGINLPESYNGLGSRNLIFILLKLFELFREFTTRQPESGVHLIFIEEPEAHLHPQMQSVFIRQLNRVRAMFEATYNSGNTWPVQFVVTTHSSHIANEASFDAMRYFLARAREAGSMILNTQSKDLRTGLSGEEPENREFLHQYMTLTRCDLLFADGAILVEGTTERLILPKAIAKFDEQNSSNLSGKYLSIMEVGGAYAHLFYNLLDFLDLRTLVITDLDSTKAVESEKGRNSWTKCKVSEGSRSSNTAINRWFNTDDGDNPTLSDLLIKTADNKSTKNRRIAYQIPHIEGDACGRSFEDAFILANPTKFGVVGTTLEEKETQAWGKAQDLKKSEFALRYAITDTEWLIPRYIDEGLQWLGQDDNVSTAHDMSVSLAEEDTNV from the coding sequence ATGAAAATCAGAGACATTAGCATTAAGAACTTTCGACTGCTTGAAGATGTAACTCTTTGTCTCGAAGAAGATACAACGTTGATTGTTGGAAGAAACAACAGCGGAAAAACTTCTCTAACTGAGCTGTTTCGTCGTCTTTTGGATGACAGTTCGCCAAAGTTCAAACTTGAGGACTTCTCGCTGGGAACACATGAGAAATTTTGGGAGGCGCAAGAGCTTTTCAGAAATAATGAAGAAGAAAACGTGGTTCGGGAAAAATTGCCTGCTATTTCAATAGCTATTGACATTGAATACTCGGCTGACGAAGCTCTTGGAACGCTCTCCGAATTCATCGTCGATCTCAATGAGACCTGCACAACGGCAAAAATCGTTGTCACTTATGCGGTAGGGGCGGGGAAAATAAGCAACCTATTTGCTGATTTTGGCAGCGACCGCCGCTGTTTCTTTCGGACGCTACGCGAGCGCGTTCCTAAACTGTTCGAGGCCAGTGTTGAAGCTCAAGATCCGAACGATCCGACAAACACCAAGGTGTTAGAAAGCGCTAATTTGCGGGCAGTTGTTCAGTTTGGATTCATCAACGCACAACGAGCTTTGGACGATGCCGCAAACAAGGAAAAGGCGGTTTTGGGTAAAGTTTTTGAGCGCTTGTTTAATTCTGCTTCTGCCGCTGGGGCTAGGCAAGATGATCAAGCGAGAGCTGAGACTCTCAAGACTGCGGTTGAGGGAGTTCAGACCCAGATCGATAATGACTTCAATGATCAATTGGGAGCATTAGCACCAACGTTCGCTCTCTTTGGTTACCCTGGACTTTCAGATCCACAGCTTCGCACAGAGACAAAACTCGATGTTCAGCAGTTGCTCTCCAATCATACCACTGTGACCTACTCTGGTCCTGATCCTGATGGAATCAATCTGCCGGAATCATATAACGGCCTTGGATCGAGAAATCTGATTTTCATCCTACTCAAGCTTTTCGAGCTTTTTCGAGAATTTACGACTCGGCAACCGGAATCAGGAGTTCATCTCATTTTTATTGAGGAACCAGAAGCACACTTACATCCACAGATGCAGTCGGTCTTCATTCGTCAGCTCAATCGAGTCCGAGCAATGTTTGAAGCGACCTATAACAGTGGAAATACTTGGCCAGTGCAGTTTGTGGTAACGACTCACTCGTCTCACATTGCTAATGAAGCATCATTTGATGCCATGCGGTATTTCTTGGCGAGGGCTCGGGAAGCGGGATCCATGATTTTGAACACCCAATCGAAAGACCTTCGAACAGGGTTAAGCGGAGAAGAGCCTGAGAACCGTGAGTTTCTCCACCAGTATATGACTTTGACTCGGTGCGACCTATTGTTCGCAGACGGAGCCATCTTGGTCGAGGGCACGACAGAACGCCTTATTCTCCCGAAAGCAATTGCGAAATTTGACGAACAGAACAGTAGCAATCTCAGTGGAAAATACCTGTCAATTATGGAGGTGGGGGGAGCTTATGCTCACTTGTTCTATAATCTTCTTGATTTTCTTGATCTTCGGACTCTTGTCATCACTGATCTTGATTCCACAAAAGCAGTAGAAAGTGAAAAAGGTCGGAATAGCTGGACGAAATGTAAGGTCTCAGAAGGCTCTCGATCCAGTAACACAGCGATAAACAGATGGTTTAATACCGATGATGGCGATAATCCAACGCTTTCTGATCTCCTGATAAAGACTGCTGACAATAAATCAACAAAAAATCGCCGCATTGCATACCAAATTCCTCACATCGAAGGGGATGCATGCGGACGAAGTTTTGAAGATGCGTTCATTTTGGCCAATCCAACCAAATTCGGTGTTGTTGGTACAACATTGGAGGAAAAGGAGACTCAAGCGTGGGGAAAAGCGCAAGATCTCAAAAAAAGCGAGTTTGCCTTGAGGTATGCAATTACCGACACAGAATGGTTAATCCCGCGTTATATCGACGAAGGGTTACAATGGTTAGGACAGGATGACAATGTTTCAACAGCGCATGATATGAGTGTGTCTCTAGCAGAGGAGGACACTAATGTCTGA
- a CDS encoding TolC family protein, with product MTYSDKTPPKHAGNAVPFMTLLFLLFFRIAPCAEPVTLESFSNLLKRTHPFFQKERLTSEIETAERQSFLGDTDWNVTSSLAWSREEETINVFNPEVTSALSFRSGVGREFWETGGRLTATYSLGRTSNTFEQTPLFSSPERFYENSFELQYSQPLLRNRGGKLSRLQYDLKGFDIDAAEIQAKETSEEFLVDALSKYLDWVYLEEQMKIVSRRLTLSRSELDRTERKFGAYLVDSADVMRSKDAVNTWRQNLAVVETRLSALRSELSVLVQRPFILDAQPDFNLYSLQRPAALRAAKAKIEDSSRVLRIIALRKEQLDRGAEGVKESGKPDLSLVAAVTAKSAAERTGDSFTFEKKDAALGLQLSVPLENTAAKANYRKNRLQLLQLEKEREDALLSLNASLGSLHTQLTQLERVLDINRQQIETARLRTREETKIYEQGRGDLTFVIMSRDNEESAKLAYAENALNYQKLWLRYQALLDELYR from the coding sequence ATGACGTATTCCGATAAAACACCGCCGAAACACGCGGGAAACGCGGTTCCGTTCATGACGCTGCTTTTCCTGCTTTTCTTCCGGATCGCCCCCTGCGCAGAGCCTGTGACGCTTGAATCTTTTTCGAACCTGCTGAAGCGTACGCACCCTTTTTTCCAGAAAGAACGTCTGACATCCGAGATAGAAACCGCCGAGCGGCAGAGTTTCCTTGGCGATACCGACTGGAACGTCACCTCCTCGCTGGCATGGTCACGCGAGGAGGAAACGATCAACGTTTTCAATCCCGAGGTGACCAGCGCGCTGTCTTTCAGGAGCGGTGTCGGCAGGGAGTTCTGGGAAACGGGCGGGCGGCTGACGGCGACCTACTCCCTGGGACGAACGTCGAACACGTTTGAACAAACCCCGCTGTTCAGCTCACCTGAACGGTTTTACGAAAACAGCTTCGAATTGCAGTATTCCCAACCCCTGCTGAGAAACAGGGGCGGTAAACTTTCCCGGTTGCAGTACGATCTCAAGGGGTTCGATATCGACGCGGCGGAGATTCAGGCCAAGGAAACGTCGGAGGAGTTTCTCGTTGATGCGTTGTCGAAATATCTCGACTGGGTCTATCTCGAAGAGCAGATGAAAATCGTTTCCAGAAGGCTGACGCTGAGCCGCAGTGAACTCGATCGCACGGAACGCAAATTCGGCGCTTATCTTGTCGACTCGGCGGACGTCATGCGCTCGAAGGACGCTGTCAATACCTGGCGTCAGAACCTCGCGGTTGTCGAAACACGGCTTTCGGCGCTGCGCTCGGAGCTTTCGGTGCTTGTGCAACGCCCCTTCATCCTCGATGCGCAGCCAGATTTTAACCTCTATTCCCTTCAGCGGCCGGCAGCGCTTCGGGCAGCGAAAGCGAAAATAGAGGATAGCTCGAGGGTGTTGCGGATCATCGCTTTGCGCAAGGAACAGCTCGACCGCGGCGCCGAAGGGGTGAAGGAGAGCGGCAAGCCTGATCTCTCCCTCGTCGCGGCCGTCACGGCAAAGAGCGCCGCTGAGCGAACGGGAGATTCGTTCACGTTCGAAAAGAAAGACGCCGCGCTCGGGTTGCAACTGTCGGTTCCGCTCGAAAATACGGCAGCGAAAGCGAACTATCGTAAAAACCGGCTCCAGTTGCTGCAACTCGAAAAAGAGCGAGAGGACGCGCTGCTTTCACTCAACGCGTCCCTTGGATCCCTTCACACGCAACTGACGCAACTGGAACGCGTTCTGGATATCAATCGTCAGCAGATCGAAACGGCAAGACTGAGGACCAGGGAGGAGACGAAGATCTACGAACAGGGAAGAGGTGATCTGACCTTCGTCATCATGAGCAGGGACAACGAGGAGAGCGCGAAGCTCGCCTATGCCGAAAACGCGCTGAACTACCAGAAGCTTTGGCTTCGGTACCAGGCGTTGCTGGACGAATTGTACCGGTGA
- a CDS encoding pentapeptide repeat-containing protein produces MKKKDNALTENEVFEKTSFGIKNPLRGVYEECRFLHCDLAHSDLSGIMFRNCTFENCDLSLVKLRHTGFQEVRFETCKLLGLQFCDCRPLLLEFEFEGCLLKLSVFQRLVVRNTRFTGCDLQEADFTAADLTGSVFTNCDLTRATFERTNLEKADFRSAFNYSINPETNRIRKARFSLAGIAGLLDAYDIEIE; encoded by the coding sequence ATGAAAAAGAAAGATAACGCATTGACCGAAAACGAAGTTTTCGAAAAGACTTCCTTCGGCATAAAGAACCCGCTGCGGGGAGTGTACGAGGAATGCCGGTTCCTGCACTGCGATCTCGCGCACTCCGATCTTTCAGGCATCATGTTTCGCAACTGCACGTTCGAAAACTGCGACCTCAGCCTCGTAAAACTGCGCCACACCGGCTTTCAGGAAGTCCGCTTCGAAACCTGCAAACTGCTTGGCCTGCAGTTCTGCGACTGCCGCCCTCTCCTCCTGGAATTCGAATTCGAGGGCTGCCTGCTGAAACTCTCGGTCTTCCAGAGGCTCGTCGTCAGGAACACCCGTTTCACCGGCTGCGACCTTCAGGAAGCCGATTTCACCGCCGCCGACCTCACCGGATCGGTATTCACCAATTGCGACCTCACGCGCGCCACATTCGAACGCACCAACCTCGAAAAAGCCGATTTCCGCTCGGCGTTCAACTACTCGATCAATCCGGAAACCAACAGGATTCGGAAAGCCCGCTTCTCGCTGGCGGGAATAGCCGGCCTGCTGGACGCTTACGATATCGAGATAGAATGA
- a CDS encoding CPBP family intramembrane glutamic endopeptidase, which produces MHKLRFPVVLLLLFVLPAALIAAGVIPFSLRFAVLVLMLLFVIVYSALRGFSFADLGIRSDNLVASLGVNAALSALFSAVLFLLFYFRLIPGPYAPVWSVFIPFYFLFASPMQEFLFRSFLFAEMRASGIRRGWVMIAVSALSFSFIHVIYGDWLTLFATFCVGVMWGGVYFRFPNLAGVSLSHAIIGMFAILAGIARKM; this is translated from the coding sequence ATGCACAAGCTCCGTTTTCCGGTTGTCCTTCTTCTGCTCTTCGTGCTGCCCGCGGCGCTGATCGCCGCAGGGGTGATACCGTTTTCGTTGCGCTTTGCCGTGCTGGTGCTGATGTTACTCTTCGTGATCGTCTACAGTGCGCTTCGGGGGTTCAGCTTCGCGGATCTCGGTATCCGCAGCGACAATCTCGTGGCGTCGCTCGGGGTCAATGCAGCGCTTTCCGCGCTCTTTTCGGCAGTGCTTTTCCTGCTGTTTTATTTTCGCCTGATTCCGGGGCCCTACGCTCCGGTATGGAGCGTGTTCATTCCCTTTTATTTCCTGTTCGCGAGTCCAATGCAGGAATTCCTGTTCAGGAGCTTTCTCTTCGCCGAGATGCGGGCCTCGGGAATCCGTCGCGGCTGGGTGATGATTGCTGTTTCCGCGCTGTCGTTTTCCTTCATTCATGTCATTTACGGCGACTGGCTGACATTGTTCGCCACCTTTTGCGTCGGCGTTATGTGGGGTGGGGTGTATTTCAGGTTTCCGAATCTCGCCGGAGTGTCGCTTTCCCATGCCATCATCGGCATGTTCGCCATTCTTGCGGGCATAGCGAGAAAAATGTAG
- a CDS encoding M48 metallopeptidase family protein, with product MTALHPKIRFKQCVREWAHKLDVRIVWLGVRPMKNKWASCSTEGHLNFNAELLDMDERVWDYVIVHELLHFFVPNHGKLWKSLMRAHLGEYEACEEELRKRGSVRHC from the coding sequence ATGACTGCTCTACACCCGAAGATCCGATTCAAGCAATGCGTTCGCGAGTGGGCTCATAAGCTCGATGTACGCATAGTATGGCTCGGCGTTCGCCCCATGAAAAATAAATGGGCTTCGTGCTCTACTGAAGGACACCTCAATTTCAACGCCGAACTGCTTGATATGGACGAAAGGGTCTGGGATTACGTGATCGTGCACGAACTGCTCCACTTCTTCGTGCCCAACCACGGCAAGCTCTGGAAAAGCCTGATGCGCGCCCATCTGGGGGAGTACGAGGCCTGCGAAGAAGAGTTAAGGAAAAGGGGGAGCGTAAGGCACTGCTGA
- a CDS encoding UvrD-helicase domain-containing protein, with the protein MSELLEKNPAEVAAKTALDEMFQCIRERKSFRLEAGAGAGKTYSLVKALQLIIDEDGAQLIRRHQKVACITYTNVATDEVTKRTDGHPVVQASTIHSFCWELCKSFQADLRSEVMNISPMVEKIEEVGEIGTRRISYDLGYRRVTETEIFLHHDDVLKIMVALMENSKFRRILASKFPMIFIDEYQDTDASFAESLIRNFIATREGPLVGLFGDSWQKIYKTGAGRIDHTNLQLIGKEANFRSAPAVVDILNRIRPDLPQKVSEPAAVGSAKVYHSNAFIGQRQTGGHWGGDLPTDDAHRYLAALRRALADEGWDFSPKATKILMLTHNVLAAEQHYSQILGVFEYNDMLFKKEDPYIAFLIDTVEPACAAFSAGKYGEMFSVIGRKVGRLLNFAEKRNWMRDMHRLVELRTTGTIGEVIDLLRETCKPILPDAVLRIEKKLAEATREEIAASRTLRQIERFRPLPYSELMALADFINDYTPFSTKHGAKGAEFENVLVVLGRGWNQYNWNQFLEWFPNRYPPQKEASYVRNRNLFYVACSRAKRNLALLFTQELSPDALNTLVGWFGSENVSDFNPE; encoded by the coding sequence ATGTCTGAATTATTGGAAAAAAATCCGGCTGAGGTAGCTGCTAAAACCGCTCTTGATGAAATGTTTCAGTGTATTCGAGAGAGAAAAAGTTTTCGACTCGAAGCAGGAGCTGGAGCGGGCAAAACCTATTCTCTTGTCAAAGCGCTTCAGTTGATCATCGATGAGGATGGGGCTCAATTGATCCGACGCCATCAGAAGGTGGCTTGCATTACATACACTAACGTCGCAACCGACGAAGTAACCAAACGCACAGACGGTCACCCTGTAGTTCAAGCTTCAACAATCCATTCGTTCTGTTGGGAACTGTGCAAAAGCTTCCAGGCAGATCTTCGTTCCGAAGTCATGAATATCTCCCCAATGGTTGAGAAGATCGAAGAGGTTGGTGAAATTGGAACACGACGAATAAGTTACGATTTAGGGTACCGTAGAGTGACGGAAACTGAGATATTTCTGCATCATGATGATGTTCTGAAAATAATGGTAGCTCTAATGGAAAATTCGAAGTTTCGTAGGATTCTTGCGTCGAAATTTCCGATGATTTTTATCGATGAGTATCAAGATACAGACGCCTCTTTCGCGGAAAGTTTGATTCGGAACTTTATTGCAACTCGGGAGGGGCCACTCGTTGGTCTTTTTGGAGACAGCTGGCAAAAAATTTATAAAACTGGTGCAGGGCGAATCGATCACACCAATCTGCAGTTGATTGGAAAGGAGGCGAACTTCCGCTCGGCACCTGCAGTTGTAGACATTTTAAATCGGATCCGTCCGGATCTTCCACAAAAGGTCAGTGAGCCTGCGGCTGTGGGATCGGCCAAAGTGTATCATTCCAACGCTTTTATTGGGCAGCGACAAACTGGCGGGCATTGGGGCGGTGATCTGCCGACGGATGATGCACACCGATACTTGGCAGCGCTTCGAAGGGCACTCGCTGATGAAGGATGGGATTTCTCGCCCAAAGCCACAAAAATTCTTATGCTTACGCATAACGTTCTTGCAGCAGAGCAGCACTATAGTCAGATTCTTGGCGTATTTGAATACAATGATATGCTTTTTAAGAAGGAAGACCCTTACATCGCATTTTTGATCGACACGGTAGAGCCTGCATGTGCTGCTTTTTCAGCGGGCAAGTATGGCGAGATGTTTTCAGTGATTGGGAGGAAAGTTGGGAGACTCTTGAACTTTGCCGAGAAGCGCAATTGGATGAGAGACATGCATCGCTTAGTCGAACTCAGGACGACAGGGACAATTGGGGAAGTAATTGATCTATTGAGAGAAACATGTAAGCCAATACTTCCCGACGCGGTGCTCCGGATCGAAAAGAAACTCGCGGAGGCTACGCGTGAGGAGATCGCTGCTTCAAGGACGCTAAGGCAAATCGAACGGTTTAGGCCACTTCCATATTCGGAGCTAATGGCTTTAGCGGATTTTATCAATGATTACACGCCGTTTTCGACAAAGCATGGTGCAAAAGGTGCAGAGTTCGAAAACGTTCTTGTTGTGCTTGGCCGTGGCTGGAACCAATACAACTGGAATCAATTTCTTGAATGGTTTCCCAATCGTTATCCTCCCCAGAAAGAGGCAAGTTATGTCCGGAACAGAAACCTTTTCTACGTAGCCTGCTCTCGAGCAAAACGAAATCTTGCATTGCTTTTCACTCAAGAACTTTCGCCGGATGCTTTGAATACACTTGTGGGATGGTTTGGAAGTGAGAACGTTTCTGATTTTAATCCAGAGTGA
- a CDS encoding type I restriction endonuclease subunit R gives MPTSSEHKTVQARIMTYAQNVGWTVVCREEAEKRRGGGLSLFYDDLLDAKVREFNPRYADAEGALLGQFRHLHADIYGNREFVEHLRNRGKFFDHEEKRERDLILIDYDHPERNVYEVTEEWSFHNGHYGTREDIVFLINGIPVLMIECKNATRDEAIALGIDQIRRYHRETPELFVPQQLFTATDAIGFSYGVSWNTVRRNIFNWKDEEIGKLEAKVKSFCAIPQMLAFLKEYIVFAEKDEELQKYILRQHQTGAVDASVSRALDPKRSRGLIWHTQGSGKTFTMIKAADRLFRAPEADKPTILLMIDRNELEDQMLKNLASLGLGNLEHASSIFRLNKLLKDDYRGIIVTMIHKFRDMPAEINSRSNIFVLIDEAHRTTGGDLGNYLMAGLPNASFIGFTGTPVDKTVYGKGTFKTFGCEDDKGYLHKYSIADSIEDGTTLPLYYQLAPNDMLVPHETLDAEFLSLAEAEGVADIEELNKILDRAVNLKNFLKGKERIEKVAQFVAGHYLANVEPLGYKAFLVGVDREACAFYKQALDRFLPSDYSAVVYTANNNDSALLKQFHLDQKEERQIRKSFGKLAELPKLLIVTEKLLTGFDAPLLYAMYLDKPMRDHTLLQAIARVNRPYENEAQEMVKPHGFVLDFVGIFDKLEKALAFDSNEINAIVKDIKLLKALFKSKMESIAPEYLRLVESNFNDRDVDNLIEHFRDPERRKAFFREYKEIEMLYEIISPDAFLRPFIDNYSMLAAIYDVVRKAYTKRIQVDREFQRKTNMLVQEHVGSYGIGQVQQVVKLDANAIDIINAQSGGGATKVINLIKSIERIAEEQSDDPFLIAMAARAQAVQESFENRQTTTAEALEKLMQEVEANEVRKKEQAEKGFDGLTYFVYRTLLDENIEQAEDVSRQIKSAFVEYPNWQKSEAAMRELRKKITFAIYAQSDDLDRVTGIVDALFGLLEKASRI, from the coding sequence ATGCCAACATCCTCTGAACACAAGACAGTTCAAGCGAGAATAATGACGTATGCGCAAAACGTTGGTTGGACCGTTGTGTGTCGTGAGGAAGCGGAGAAACGGAGGGGGGGAGGTTTGTCCCTTTTTTACGACGATCTGCTTGATGCGAAGGTGCGGGAATTCAATCCTCGCTATGCCGATGCAGAAGGGGCGTTGCTCGGGCAGTTCCGGCATTTGCATGCTGACATCTACGGCAATCGGGAGTTCGTGGAGCATCTGCGTAACCGGGGGAAGTTCTTCGATCACGAGGAGAAGCGGGAGCGCGACCTGATTCTGATCGATTACGATCATCCTGAACGGAACGTGTACGAAGTGACCGAGGAGTGGTCGTTTCATAACGGGCACTACGGTACTCGCGAGGATATTGTCTTTCTCATCAACGGCATTCCCGTGCTTATGATCGAGTGCAAGAATGCCACCAGGGATGAGGCGATTGCTTTGGGGATCGACCAGATCCGCCGATACCACCGCGAAACTCCCGAACTGTTCGTGCCGCAGCAGTTGTTTACCGCCACGGACGCTATCGGGTTTTCGTACGGGGTGAGCTGGAATACTGTGCGGCGGAACATTTTCAACTGGAAGGATGAAGAGATCGGCAAGCTGGAAGCGAAGGTGAAAAGCTTCTGCGCCATCCCCCAGATGCTGGCGTTTCTGAAAGAGTATATTGTTTTTGCCGAAAAGGACGAGGAACTGCAGAAGTACATCCTTCGCCAGCACCAGACCGGCGCGGTGGATGCTTCTGTCAGTCGGGCACTCGATCCGAAACGCAGTCGGGGGCTCATCTGGCATACGCAGGGCAGCGGCAAGACCTTCACCATGATCAAGGCGGCGGATCGCCTTTTCCGTGCTCCCGAGGCGGACAAGCCGACGATCCTGCTGATGATCGACCGCAACGAGCTGGAAGACCAGATGCTAAAGAACCTTGCCTCGCTGGGGCTGGGCAACCTGGAGCATGCAAGCAGCATCTTCCGGCTCAACAAGCTCCTGAAAGACGACTACCGCGGCATCATCGTGACGATGATCCACAAGTTCCGTGACATGCCCGCAGAGATCAACTCACGCTCGAATATTTTTGTCCTTATCGACGAAGCGCACCGCACGACCGGCGGCGATCTCGGCAACTACCTCATGGCCGGACTGCCCAATGCCTCCTTTATCGGTTTCACCGGCACACCGGTCGACAAGACCGTTTACGGCAAGGGAACCTTCAAGACCTTCGGCTGTGAGGACGACAAAGGCTACCTGCACAAGTATTCCATCGCCGACAGCATCGAGGACGGCACTACCTTGCCGCTGTACTATCAGCTTGCCCCCAACGACATGCTCGTGCCGCACGAAACGCTTGATGCGGAGTTCCTCTCGCTTGCCGAAGCCGAGGGGGTGGCCGATATCGAAGAGTTGAACAAAATTCTCGACCGGGCTGTCAACCTGAAGAACTTCCTCAAGGGCAAAGAACGGATCGAAAAGGTGGCGCAGTTCGTCGCCGGGCATTACCTCGCCAACGTTGAACCGCTCGGATACAAAGCCTTTCTCGTCGGGGTCGATCGCGAAGCTTGCGCATTCTACAAGCAAGCGCTTGACCGGTTCCTGCCATCCGATTATTCAGCTGTTGTCTACACCGCCAACAACAACGACTCCGCCCTGCTCAAGCAATTCCACCTCGACCAGAAAGAGGAACGGCAGATTCGCAAGAGCTTCGGCAAGCTCGCAGAGCTGCCGAAGCTCCTCATCGTTACCGAGAAGCTGCTCACCGGGTTCGACGCGCCGTTGCTCTATGCCATGTATCTCGATAAACCGATGCGCGACCATACCCTTTTGCAGGCTATTGCGCGGGTTAACCGGCCTTATGAGAATGAGGCGCAGGAGATGGTGAAACCCCATGGCTTTGTGCTCGATTTCGTCGGCATCTTCGACAAGCTCGAAAAGGCGCTTGCCTTCGACAGCAACGAGATCAACGCTATCGTCAAGGATATCAAGCTCCTGAAGGCGCTCTTCAAGAGCAAGATGGAATCCATCGCTCCGGAATATCTCCGGCTGGTCGAGAGCAACTTCAATGACAGGGATGTCGATAACCTCATCGAACATTTCCGGGATCCGGAAAGGCGCAAAGCGTTTTTCAGGGAGTACAAGGAGATCGAGATGCTCTACGAGATCATTTCGCCGGATGCATTTCTTCGTCCGTTCATCGATAACTATTCGATGCTTGCGGCAATCTACGATGTTGTCCGCAAGGCCTATACGAAGCGTATCCAGGTCGATCGCGAATTCCAGAGGAAGACCAATATGTTAGTTCAGGAACACGTTGGCAGCTATGGGATCGGTCAGGTTCAGCAGGTGGTCAAGTTAGACGCGAACGCTATCGATATCATTAATGCCCAGTCTGGAGGCGGCGCGACAAAGGTGATCAATCTTATCAAAAGCATTGAAAGGATCGCGGAGGAACAGAGTGACGATCCGTTCCTTATCGCCATGGCCGCCAGGGCACAGGCTGTGCAGGAGAGTTTCGAAAACCGGCAGACAACGACTGCCGAAGCCCTGGAAAAGCTGATGCAGGAGGTCGAGGCCAACGAGGTCCGCAAAAAAGAACAGGCCGAAAAAGGATTCGACGGACTGACGTACTTCGTGTATCGGACACTGCTTGACGAAAACATCGAACAAGCCGAGGATGTGAGCCGACAGATCAAGTCGGCATTTGTGGAATACCCGAACTGGCAGAAAAGTGAGGCGGCAATGCGCGAGCTGCGCAAAAAAATCACCTTTGCCATCTACGCCCAATCGGACGACCTCGACCGGGTCACCGGCATCGTGGACGCCCTGTTCGGTCTGCTGGAAAAAGCGAGCCGTATCTGA